The Aquiluna sp. KACHI24 genome contains a region encoding:
- the purL gene encoding phosphoribosylformylglycinamidine synthase subunit PurL, which yields MANLRPTNVDTVSQASEDPNKSQPWKELGLKEDEYLSIREILGRRPTSSELAMYSVMWSEHCSYKSSKIYLRQFGEKVTPEMKKHLLVGMGENAGVVDIGEGMAVTFKVESHNHPSYIEPFQGAATGVGGIVRDILTMGARPIAVMDQLRFGAPESKDTARVVHGVTSGISFYGNCLGLPNIGGETVFDKVYQGNPLVNALSVGALKHEDLKLAKASNPGDLVILFGARTGADGIGGVSVLASETFESTGPTKRPAVQVGDPFAEKVLIECCLELFYAGVVAGIQDLGGAGISCATSELASNGGKGMRVQLQNVLLRDESLTPEEILMSESQERMMAIVPKKHLKAFEEIVQKWEVEYSVLGEVIDEDRLYINWGDQEIVNVPPRTVAHDGPVYNRPVEYPKYQDALNADSSKKLKRAESKTEIAAQLMQLIASPNQADKSWITAQYDKYVMGNTALAMPDDSGMVRVMEESGLGVALATDANGKYCYLNPYEGAKLALAEAYRNVAVTGAVPRAVTNCLNFGSPENPEVMWQFKEATAGLADGCKELGIPVTGGNVSFYNQTGDVAIYPTPVVGVLGVIDNVARRIPSGWQDEGNNIYLLGTTYDELDGSAWAKDLHDHLGGQPPKVDLAKEKQLADLIHGASIQGLIESAHDISEGGLGIALIEASLRFNVGARIWLSELMERDKLDLTAALFSESQSRVIVSVGREDDVKFQALCEARGVPVLRIGVTDKSGKIEFQDLADFDLNEVRTAWTKTLPELFG from the coding sequence ATGGCAAACCTAAGACCCACCAATGTAGACACCGTCTCACAGGCAAGCGAAGACCCAAACAAGTCTCAGCCTTGGAAAGAGCTTGGTCTCAAAGAAGATGAGTACCTAAGCATCAGAGAGATTCTGGGCAGAAGACCAACCTCCTCAGAGCTAGCGATGTACTCGGTGATGTGGTCTGAGCACTGCAGCTACAAGTCTTCAAAGATCTACCTCCGCCAGTTTGGTGAGAAGGTCACCCCAGAGATGAAAAAGCACCTCCTGGTCGGTATGGGTGAGAACGCCGGTGTCGTAGACATCGGTGAGGGCATGGCAGTCACCTTCAAGGTTGAAAGCCACAACCACCCAAGCTACATCGAACCATTCCAGGGTGCCGCGACCGGAGTCGGTGGCATTGTCCGCGACATCCTCACCATGGGTGCCAGACCAATCGCGGTCATGGACCAGCTTCGCTTCGGGGCACCAGAGAGCAAAGACACCGCAAGAGTTGTTCACGGTGTCACCTCAGGTATCTCCTTCTACGGAAACTGCCTAGGTCTTCCAAACATCGGTGGCGAGACTGTCTTTGACAAGGTTTACCAGGGCAACCCGCTAGTAAACGCTCTCTCGGTTGGTGCCCTAAAGCACGAAGACCTAAAGCTTGCCAAGGCCTCAAACCCAGGTGACCTAGTAATCCTGTTTGGTGCGAGAACCGGTGCCGATGGCATTGGTGGAGTTAGCGTTCTCGCCTCCGAGACCTTTGAGTCAACCGGCCCAACCAAGCGCCCTGCGGTTCAGGTTGGAGACCCATTTGCCGAGAAGGTTTTGATCGAGTGCTGCCTCGAGCTCTTCTACGCGGGAGTGGTTGCTGGTATTCAGGACCTCGGTGGCGCTGGCATCTCTTGCGCCACCTCAGAGCTTGCCTCCAACGGAGGCAAGGGCATGAGAGTGCAGCTACAGAATGTGCTGCTGCGAGATGAATCACTCACCCCAGAAGAGATTCTGATGAGCGAGTCTCAGGAGCGCATGATGGCGATCGTGCCAAAGAAGCACCTGAAGGCATTTGAAGAAATCGTGCAGAAGTGGGAAGTTGAGTACTCGGTCCTTGGAGAGGTAATCGACGAAGACCGCCTCTACATCAACTGGGGCGATCAGGAAATCGTGAACGTGCCACCAAGAACAGTGGCTCACGATGGACCTGTCTACAACCGCCCAGTTGAATACCCGAAGTATCAGGACGCTCTGAATGCAGATAGCTCCAAAAAGCTAAAGCGAGCTGAGTCGAAGACTGAGATCGCAGCTCAGCTAATGCAGCTGATTGCATCACCAAACCAGGCAGACAAATCTTGGATCACCGCCCAATACGACAAGTACGTCATGGGCAACACAGCACTCGCGATGCCAGATGACTCTGGCATGGTGCGAGTGATGGAAGAGTCTGGTCTAGGTGTTGCGCTAGCAACCGATGCCAACGGCAAGTACTGCTACCTAAACCCTTACGAGGGAGCAAAGCTTGCACTAGCCGAAGCCTATAGAAACGTTGCTGTCACCGGCGCAGTCCCAAGAGCGGTCACCAACTGCCTCAACTTTGGAAGCCCAGAAAACCCAGAGGTGATGTGGCAGTTCAAGGAGGCAACCGCAGGTCTAGCCGATGGTTGTAAAGAGCTTGGCATCCCGGTAACCGGAGGTAACGTCAGCTTCTATAACCAGACCGGCGATGTTGCCATCTACCCAACTCCAGTAGTTGGTGTTTTGGGTGTCATCGACAACGTGGCAAGACGAATCCCTTCTGGTTGGCAAGACGAGGGCAACAACATCTACCTACTCGGCACCACCTATGACGAGCTAGATGGTTCAGCCTGGGCCAAGGACCTTCACGACCACCTTGGTGGTCAGCCACCAAAGGTTGATCTAGCAAAAGAGAAGCAGCTAGCCGATCTAATCCACGGTGCATCAATCCAAGGTCTAATCGAATCAGCTCACGACATCTCCGAGGGTGGTCTCGGCATCGCACTTATCGAAGCTTCGCTTCGATTCAACGTCGGAGCCAGAATCTGGCTTTCGGAGTTGATGGAGCGCGACAAGCTAGATCTCACTGCAGCACTCTTCTCAGAATCACAGTCACGAGTGATCGTGAGTGTTGGAAGAGAAGACGATGTGAAGTTCCAGGCACTCTGCGAAGCAAGAGGAGTCCCGGTTCTGAGAATCGGTGTTACCGACAAGTCAGGCAAGATCGAGTTCCAAGACCTAGCAGACTTTGACCTCAACGAGGTTAGAACTGCTTGGACTAAGACTCTGCCTGAGTTGTTTGGATAA
- a CDS encoding MFS transporter has protein sequence MITQATRARNALWMTFLTMGIVSMAWVPRIPEIKEANGLSDTQFGLVLIASSVGAIFGAQLSGKAVHRFGSRTAMYFSAVFVPVGVIIMGLSTTPLVLVLGLFVMGLSYSTLDVGGNAQAVAIEKHLNKRYIASFHGMWSVGTLAVTVFGGAVAYVLTPSQNLLIVAAYGFVAFGFAATRLLPPDLDGHQGEGEQKTGSSVPWFAVAVIPLWFAGIGSAASFIAEGSAADWGALLLRDFMDIDKGFNASAFATFALAMILSRFLGDRWLEKWGPYLVVRVLGIVGGLVWGASILLGVWLSDYSPLIALIVVNTGFFFAGIAIGPMFPAFILGAANLKGVAPSVGIARVGVISIAAYFVGPTLVGVLSDQITLPWAMMYPALALVLAGYLARSLRGLKLSA, from the coding sequence GTGATTACTCAAGCCACCCGTGCCCGCAATGCCCTATGGATGACCTTCCTAACCATGGGCATTGTGTCTATGGCTTGGGTTCCTAGAATCCCTGAGATCAAAGAAGCCAATGGTCTTTCTGACACTCAGTTTGGTTTGGTTCTAATAGCCAGTTCTGTTGGTGCAATCTTTGGAGCTCAGCTATCGGGTAAAGCGGTTCATAGGTTTGGTTCTAGAACTGCCATGTATTTCTCGGCTGTGTTTGTGCCGGTGGGCGTAATCATCATGGGCCTTAGCACCACACCTTTGGTGTTGGTGCTTGGTTTGTTTGTAATGGGGTTGAGCTACTCAACCCTTGATGTTGGCGGTAATGCCCAGGCTGTTGCTATTGAGAAGCACCTAAACAAGAGATACATCGCCTCCTTTCATGGGATGTGGAGCGTTGGGACTTTGGCTGTCACTGTGTTTGGTGGTGCTGTTGCCTATGTGCTGACTCCGTCACAGAACCTCTTGATTGTTGCCGCCTATGGCTTTGTCGCTTTTGGCTTTGCAGCGACCCGGCTATTGCCACCAGACCTAGATGGCCACCAGGGTGAGGGTGAGCAAAAGACCGGATCATCGGTTCCTTGGTTTGCAGTTGCGGTAATCCCACTTTGGTTTGCGGGTATTGGGTCAGCCGCCTCGTTTATTGCTGAGGGCTCGGCGGCTGACTGGGGAGCGCTGTTATTGCGTGACTTTATGGACATCGATAAAGGTTTCAATGCCTCGGCATTTGCAACCTTTGCCCTAGCGATGATCCTGTCTAGGTTCTTAGGTGATCGTTGGCTTGAGAAGTGGGGCCCATACCTAGTTGTCCGAGTGCTGGGGATTGTTGGCGGTTTGGTTTGGGGAGCATCTATTCTGCTCGGTGTTTGGCTAAGTGACTACAGCCCACTTATTGCTTTGATTGTGGTGAACACCGGGTTCTTCTTTGCAGGTATTGCAATTGGTCCGATGTTCCCGGCCTTCATTCTTGGCGCTGCCAACCTCAAGGGTGTTGCACCCTCGGTAGGCATCGCCAGAGTCGGAGTTATCTCTATCGCCGCATACTTTGTTGGACCAACTCTGGTGGGTGTGCTGTCAGACCAGATCACACTGCCCTGGGCAATGATGTATCCGGCGCTCGCGCTGGTATTGGCTGGTTATCTGGCTCGCTCGCTTAGGGGCCTAAAGCTAAGCGCTTAG
- a CDS encoding TM0106 family RecB-like putative nuclease: MRKIGELWSFNTRDLMRAASCKHCTTLSVAHALEIPAVEEKLAPYIEKQQQLRAEGKDKTLPMKYGAVFEETLISELKQLSPVGAVGRPEVDGDIEGTIELMRRGIPVIYQGGLRHEQGRTVFVGKPDFLIRNDWEFVFSAEGLLARQKFGVDFTGYSAWDAKFASNAKADYALQVAIYIEGLDALGLKAENSRHGLLLGSRTIVDFEEGEIVPATRLARDELVRTIESITSDGDAAVARKLDDFTWHCDSNSECSICEYPELCEDDRLATSDLLLVAGLGGSLRSKLIAAGLDTMDELAAAREKPHTVSLQTFERVRAQAQIQIRQRDADEPVHEILENPAIQYLPKQVDGDVFFDMEGFPYESDGGLEYLFGNWTRDGGFKGFWAHNREEEKQAFIDFMTWVVERMERFPGAHIYHYASYEQTALRRLSIRHGVMQSELADLQREGRFVDLYPIVLKSMRVGEPKYSIKNLESHYGFKREKIGDASVATAADSIVGYDEWRLHTKAANDESLDVETRAKSAKQAEDLLDALMRYNRDDVKSTQWLYDWLAGMPGACTRKPAPKAEATPEEEARILKAQEALAELERETENLFVPLEDWPWGQSEEMDKNAQTWETLANSILFYRREKVMHWVDIFVRLNQSVEDMVQDKGTLPVIEPEEVDTYQQQKNGPITRVYRCDLPDEAIYRPKPGDQIVVGFSRGGTTNDFHKGEVLEIDDWSFTFTRRTRKPEELDLEPYCIIENKEFPTESKEQSLVELVKGITANWGDPSAAAPSGPAALDLVMRRPPRMVDGRPLAQTLDAEYLPALIDSALRMDRTTMAVQGPPGTGKTYLASHLIKELLTQGKRVAVTANSHAAIENVLEACLDAGVESERIFKAPGNKNEPSELWNNFPEEMPYAGSVVYGATSFALCNKLARTHHFDYLIVDEAAQFSLVDTLAGSLIADNIILFGDPQQLPQVVKASHPGGVEESALGHYMGEHEILPDTMGYFVEVTRRLHPEINKVVSWLAYENKLRSHELTRQFVIEGAAPGIHTIELDHLGNSTSSTEEVEKVLELVSKHIDEVGSGEILIVAPYNAQVNAIRRALDQAGYADVQVGTVDKFQGREGLVVIYSFAASSSQDSPRGLGFLLDRNRMNVAISRAKSVCYVVRSKHLLKANFSSVEDVKCVSRLAGLN; encoded by the coding sequence ATGCGCAAAATCGGGGAGTTGTGGTCATTCAACACTCGCGATCTAATGCGAGCTGCCAGCTGTAAACACTGCACGACTTTGTCTGTCGCGCACGCTCTCGAGATTCCAGCGGTGGAAGAAAAGCTTGCGCCATACATCGAAAAACAGCAACAGCTCAGGGCTGAGGGCAAGGACAAGACCTTGCCGATGAAGTATGGCGCGGTCTTCGAGGAAACCTTGATATCGGAGCTAAAGCAACTCTCGCCTGTAGGCGCGGTTGGTCGCCCAGAAGTCGATGGTGACATCGAAGGAACCATCGAATTGATGCGCAGGGGTATTCCGGTTATCTATCAGGGTGGCCTGAGGCACGAGCAAGGCAGAACGGTTTTCGTTGGTAAGCCAGATTTCCTAATTCGTAACGATTGGGAGTTTGTATTCTCTGCTGAAGGGTTGTTGGCTCGACAAAAGTTCGGGGTTGATTTCACCGGATACAGCGCTTGGGACGCCAAGTTTGCATCAAACGCGAAGGCTGACTACGCGCTGCAGGTGGCTATTTACATCGAAGGGCTTGATGCTCTTGGGCTCAAGGCCGAGAACAGTCGGCACGGCCTGCTTCTTGGCAGTCGCACCATCGTCGATTTTGAAGAAGGCGAGATTGTTCCCGCCACCAGGCTCGCCCGTGACGAGCTCGTTCGAACGATCGAAAGCATCACCTCGGACGGCGACGCAGCGGTGGCAAGAAAACTCGATGACTTCACCTGGCACTGCGATTCAAACTCCGAATGCTCAATCTGTGAGTACCCCGAACTGTGCGAGGACGACAGGTTAGCGACAAGCGATTTGCTTCTTGTTGCTGGACTCGGCGGATCCCTGAGGTCGAAGCTAATTGCAGCAGGGCTTGACACCATGGATGAGCTTGCAGCTGCAAGAGAGAAACCCCACACGGTCTCTTTGCAAACCTTCGAAAGAGTAAGAGCCCAGGCGCAGATTCAGATAAGGCAACGGGATGCTGACGAGCCAGTTCACGAGATCTTGGAAAATCCTGCAATTCAGTATCTTCCAAAGCAGGTAGATGGGGATGTCTTCTTTGACATGGAGGGTTTTCCTTACGAAAGCGATGGGGGACTCGAGTATCTATTTGGTAACTGGACGAGAGACGGTGGCTTCAAGGGTTTTTGGGCACACAACCGAGAAGAGGAAAAGCAGGCCTTCATCGACTTCATGACCTGGGTAGTCGAGCGAATGGAGCGTTTCCCCGGAGCGCACATTTACCACTATGCGTCTTACGAGCAGACCGCTCTTCGAAGACTCAGCATTCGGCACGGTGTGATGCAGAGCGAATTGGCAGATCTTCAAAGAGAAGGTCGATTCGTTGATTTATACCCCATAGTTCTGAAAAGCATGAGAGTGGGCGAGCCCAAGTACTCGATCAAGAACTTGGAGAGTCACTACGGTTTCAAGCGCGAGAAGATTGGCGATGCTTCTGTTGCAACAGCCGCCGACAGCATTGTGGGTTACGACGAATGGCGTTTGCATACAAAGGCGGCCAACGATGAATCACTTGATGTTGAGACTAGGGCTAAGTCGGCGAAGCAAGCAGAGGATCTGCTTGATGCGTTGATGCGCTACAACCGAGATGACGTGAAGTCAACGCAGTGGTTGTATGACTGGCTGGCTGGGATGCCTGGGGCTTGCACTCGCAAACCGGCCCCCAAAGCAGAGGCCACACCCGAAGAGGAAGCCAGGATTCTCAAGGCTCAAGAAGCGCTAGCTGAACTTGAAAGGGAAACAGAGAACCTATTTGTTCCACTAGAGGACTGGCCCTGGGGTCAATCTGAAGAGATGGACAAAAACGCACAAACCTGGGAGACACTTGCAAATTCGATCCTCTTCTACAGAAGAGAGAAGGTGATGCACTGGGTAGACATCTTCGTCAGGTTGAACCAGAGTGTTGAAGACATGGTCCAGGACAAGGGGACTCTTCCGGTAATCGAGCCGGAAGAAGTAGATACCTATCAACAACAAAAGAATGGGCCAATTACTCGGGTTTACAGATGCGACCTACCCGATGAGGCGATCTACCGACCCAAGCCTGGAGACCAAATAGTCGTTGGATTCTCTAGAGGTGGAACCACCAATGACTTCCACAAGGGTGAGGTGCTCGAGATTGATGATTGGTCCTTCACTTTCACAAGAAGGACCAGAAAGCCCGAGGAACTCGATCTTGAGCCTTACTGCATAATCGAGAACAAAGAGTTTCCAACCGAATCGAAAGAGCAAAGTCTGGTTGAGCTCGTCAAGGGGATTACAGCTAACTGGGGAGACCCTAGTGCGGCTGCCCCTTCAGGCCCCGCAGCCCTAGATCTAGTAATGCGGCGGCCACCTCGGATGGTTGATGGTAGACCATTGGCACAAACACTTGATGCCGAATACTTGCCCGCCCTGATTGATTCGGCTTTGCGCATGGATCGAACCACCATGGCAGTCCAAGGCCCTCCGGGAACAGGCAAGACCTACCTTGCATCACACCTAATCAAGGAGTTATTGACGCAGGGCAAACGGGTCGCAGTAACTGCAAACTCTCATGCCGCCATTGAAAATGTGCTTGAGGCATGCCTTGACGCGGGCGTTGAATCAGAACGCATATTCAAGGCTCCAGGCAACAAAAATGAGCCATCCGAACTTTGGAACAACTTCCCAGAAGAAATGCCGTATGCGGGTTCTGTTGTATATGGCGCCACCAGCTTCGCGCTTTGCAACAAGCTGGCAAGAACCCATCACTTTGACTACCTAATAGTCGATGAGGCGGCACAGTTCTCGCTGGTTGACACTCTGGCTGGTTCGTTGATTGCGGACAACATCATCCTGTTCGGTGACCCACAGCAACTGCCCCAGGTCGTTAAGGCCTCACACCCCGGGGGCGTTGAAGAGTCAGCACTGGGTCACTACATGGGCGAGCACGAGATTCTTCCTGACACCATGGGTTACTTTGTTGAAGTTACAAGGCGCCTCCATCCCGAGATAAACAAGGTGGTCTCTTGGTTGGCCTATGAGAACAAACTTCGATCTCACGAGCTAACAAGGCAGTTCGTCATCGAGGGCGCTGCGCCAGGCATCCACACAATCGAACTTGATCACCTCGGGAACTCAACATCATCAACCGAAGAGGTTGAAAAAGTGCTCGAGTTGGTTTCGAAACACATTGACGAGGTTGGCTCGGGAGAGATCCTCATTGTTGCACCCTACAACGCCCAAGTGAATGCGATCAGAAGAGCGTTGGACCAGGCGGGTTATGCGGATGTTCAGGTTGGCACCGTCGACAAGTTTCAGGGACGCGAGGGCCTCGTAGTGATTTACAGCTTCGCTGCCAGTTCATCCCAAGACTCACCAAGGGGTCTCGGATTCTTGCTTGATCGCAATCGCATGAATGTCGCCATCAGCCGAGCAAAAAGCGTGTGTTATGTGGTGAGGTCTAAGCACCTGCTGAAGGCAAACTTCTCTTCGGTGGAGGATGTGAAATGCGTCAGCAGGTTGGCGGGACTGAATTGA